GGGCTtcagctaacacagaaatacagaatactaaataaaactattattctattattctattattgtagttgacaaaaataaaatgtaaataaaattaataataaaaataaaatgatcgaaataaaaaaccaaagtattcaatactaaaaagtatttaatacaaaaaaaagtatttaaaatactattcaaaatacttcatgctgaaagtatttaaaaagttattcaatatttaaaaaagtatttgaatacttttactcaaatacttttacttaaatactttacaggactgtaaataacatattgaatataaaataaataatgatataaaatagcAGTtgagtcttgtaaaaaatacttttaaaatgtatttaaatacagatacaaaTACATCTATTCAGAAAATACTTAAGCCTCGTTCACACGGTGACACtaatgatattgtgtcgtgACACCTAGTGCGGTTTATCTAATTTGTTGAATATCGCGACACTGGTGTCATGGCGTCGTGTGAACGAGGCCTTACACTTTTCATAACTTTTaagaaataagtatttaagaacaaatacaaatacttttgtTTAATACTGTgttgatataattttcagattttttggttatagtgtgaaatacataggtacctaagtgaAAATTTGTTTCactttttaatccttagctataaaaattgaatattttatatatttttagctacaaaataattttcattttctgtGATTCTGATTTCATGTATTCTTCGGTTACAGATTAGATTACAGTAAtggaagacattttttttttttttataaatggttcAATTGATTTACATTCCTTACATGCATCAAATTATCACATTTATGGcctcaaaaaaatacattttatcttaaaacaaatatgagaaTTGAATACTTGAATGCTTGTTTGTAGATACCAGATATAGGTAAGTAAGTAATCAaccaatttttatgaaaatgtcaaATTGTTCTTAGAGATATCAGGATAATTTAGAgagttaaaaatatctaatacttATTCCAATCCACCATAGGCAAATTGTCCATCTTGGTCAAATTAATTCATAAAGCAAGGTATATTGGCGCTAATTTTCCCATGAAATGAGATACGTAAAACAAAGTTACCTACATAgcgctatattttatattttttcacctcAGGTCGCCTATCCTGTGAGTGTGAAAATTAAACGTTACTTATGTACAGCATACAGAACACTAATAAGAAATAGCCAGTTACCAGTAACCTATCTGCTAATAAATGACAACTATgtacctaaaatctaaatagtttaatagatacattttataattgtattttttttcctatatcaAGTGgatcattttgtattttaataaattgataacatCCAAAGGTATATTCCTAACCAAatcctttttaaatatttaatttctcgcgatttttgaaattaaaaatgtgatattCCTGGACAATTGTCCTATGAacttttagtttgttttttaaatctaGTAACTCTTGAAAAATCAAGACAAAAATtgacattaattttttacatgaagtaaagtattaattattggtCTAATTGAGTCAGTTGTCAGGACAATTTcctcaaaaactattttttttaaatttattattttagtccaGGCTTGTAATTCGTTTTAGATGTGATAGCATTTCAAACTTCAATACCAGTCTGTTATTTTTAAGtctacaattttaacataatgtTTATTGTAAGTACAACCTATAGATATCTACTTCAGTTTTGAAGATAGAGTACATCTATTTACTATGTGTCTACATAGACACATCGATACATATccaaatttaaagaaaattaacatagttttaatagatacaataattcagaagaataaatataatatgttgaaaataaaatacatacataatataataaaattaattttatttagtcaaAAAGAAAAGTTCATTTCAATAACAACATCTTATTAACCAAGTATTCCATTCATTTTCATATAGTCAATGTCATACACTTTCAAGAAATGTAAGCAGACAATAGCAGAACCCTGCTCTGCCCATCTTTTATTTTTCTCCCTGAAAAGCACAATTAATATACTATCAAATCTCCCTTTATTCACAAATTAGTATTTACCAAAAGGACGatgaatatttttgattgtCAAAAGTCACTGTACTCTTGAAAAGTTTTTCGAATTGTTCTGTATGATATTTTGGTAATGgcttattgtgtttttttgcCCAATTTAACAGTTTTGTTTTTGGCAAGTCTTCAGGTCTTGGGTATAATGatcgtatatacatacattttaaactattaccaTAATTTGATTCTTCTTCGTCAGCAGAATTCagttttattcgtttttggTCATTATACACTACATCTCTTTCTTCAAAACGAAGATAGTtcattttcttttgtttttgacGACAGTAATCACCTAATTCCCAAAggtcactaaaaaataaaaactataaatttacaaatacctattaatttattttaatttattaggatCGATTCACATTAGTACAACATTGTATAAGCAGTtaagtcaaaataaatcaaaatttaaagacTAAAGATTTGAGTGGGCTATGTAAAACAATACACATAAAATCAAGTGAAAAAGTTAAGTtggagttttatattattatagaatggccatttatttaaattgaacacatatatgatatatatctaAAGGACGATTGTTTAACaagtaaacataaataaatttagacaAAACTGATTACAGTCTATAAAGTATAAGCTACTAATGGGAACcttattttttacaaaccaaATTTGTTGTAAGGATGTAGACTCCAGAAAAAGTTTCCCCTGCTCCGtttcttgaatattttgaagcatattttgaatacagtattttgtatttggagCAACATTATCATAGTCAACAGCATGGCGTAGGTAATCTCTTATTACagtaaataattctaattttcCATCTCGTTTGAatatagaacaatttttttcagcTGTACGTGCTATCATAACACTTGAACAACCAGTTATGTTTTTGAACTTTATTATAtcttcaaatactttaatttctTTTGACCCACcactacaacaaaatattaaaacacatcaaaaaacattttattttttttttttaaatcacaaatacataataaaagtgCCTCAAGTTTTCATCTTATTGGAATGCTTACAACCCCCCTCACTTATCATATATACCCACCACCTTAAAATAATAGCTAGGGCACGAATTTAGATGATCAAAATATGTGCTATAAAACTCCAAATATGTAATACGCtaatgtgatttatttattaaatatttaatcaatgttataaattatgccCCCATGACCTGACCTACacaatatcttaaaaattaaaaatccattgatataaatttattattatcaatatttaaaaatgaattaatgattttgattacatgaatgaaacatattttgtagcTTTTCCAGACTTAGATGATCATATTTTTGGCATAATTCGagattaattataagaaataaataaattactgttcTATTCAACTCGTATACAAAACGAACAAACTGAGactaaaccaaaaaatatacactatggctgaaaattgaaaataaaaattaataagttgacaaatataataataaatattatactctattctGAATAACCTTGCCCACTTTTGCGTTTTCAACTGAACTGCCGGAAGGGTCCACCCCCAACTAAGCAATGGGTTAGGTACTTGaactaataacaattaaaattagagCAAGGACTTGcgcatttgtattatttttgctaGCTAGTTAAGCCATTACGTTaagtaagtaaaaatgtaatatgatttacaacatttttagattttagattttagagcataaattgcatttttaggTCGTACGAAGTGTcttactattttagtatttagttcATACATAGATAGTTTGTAGaaaaatttgacaaatatttccaacatattaaagtaaaaaatgttttgacccAATGAGATTGTCATAAAGTTGATTGAAACcaaatgtttatgatttataagtaatttagattgcagtatattataactataaagtgCACCTGCAACATAAACTTTATCTAATATGTATCTAGATGTGTCTAATTCAAGTACTTGATGCGAGTAATAAGTGGACACTGTAAATCATGTttcatactataataaattgtagtttattt
This is a stretch of genomic DNA from Acyrthosiphon pisum isolate AL4f chromosome A3, pea_aphid_22Mar2018_4r6ur, whole genome shotgun sequence. It encodes these proteins:
- the LOC100160203 gene encoding tRNA-dihydrouridine(20) synthase [NAD(P)+]-like isoform X1 yields the protein MVCMENIKRLCYDNKIILAPMVRINTLPMRLLALDYGADIVYTEELIDHRLIRCYRKVNETLESVDFIDKSDATVVFRTCSREKHNVVLQIGTSDPERAAKAAQVVEQDVAGIDINMGCPKDFSLKGGMGAALLFHPDKACAILSAVVSAVKIPVTCKIRVLQDIDDTVALCKKLAATGVAAICVHGRTINERPMHSNRNHFIKAISEALDIPVIANGGSKEIKVFEDIIKFKNITGCSSVMIARTAEKNCSIFKRDGKLELFTVIRDYLRHAVDYDNVAPNTKYCIQNMLQNIQETEQGKLFLESTSLQQICDLWELGDYCRQKQKKMNYLRFEERDVVYNDQKRIKLNSADEEESNYGNSLKCMYIRSLYPRPEDLPKTKLLNWAKKHNKPLPKYHTEQFEKLFKSTVTFDNQKYSSSFWEKNKRWAEQGSAIVCLHFLKVYDIDYMKMNGILG
- the LOC100160203 gene encoding tRNA-dihydrouridine(20) synthase [NAD(P)+]-like isoform X2 codes for the protein MLSKKTLESVDFIDKSDATVVFRTCSREKHNVVLQIGTSDPERAAKAAQVVEQDVAGIDINMGCPKDFSLKGGMGAALLFHPDKACAILSAVVSAVKIPVTCKIRVLQDIDDTVALCKKLAATGVAAICVHGRTINERPMHSNRNHFIKAISEALDIPVIANGGSKEIKVFEDIIKFKNITGCSSVMIARTAEKNCSIFKRDGKLELFTVIRDYLRHAVDYDNVAPNTKYCIQNMLQNIQETEQGKLFLESTSLQQICDLWELGDYCRQKQKKMNYLRFEERDVVYNDQKRIKLNSADEEESNYGNSLKCMYIRSLYPRPEDLPKTKLLNWAKKHNKPLPKYHTEQFEKLFKSTVTFDNQKYSSSFWEKNKRWAEQGSAIVCLHFLKVYDIDYMKMNGILG